A genomic window from Flavobacterium azooxidireducens includes:
- a CDS encoding peptide chain release factor 3 produces the protein MSFTEEIKRRRTFGIISHPDAGKTTLTEKLLLFGGAIQEAGAVKNNKIKKGATSDFMEIERQRGISVATSVLAFNYKNKKINILDTPGHKDFAEDTFRTLTAVDSVIVVIDVAKGVEEQTEKLVEVCRMRNIPMIVFINKLDREGKDAFDLMDEVEQKLKLRVTPLSFPIGMGYDFQGIYNLWEKNINLFSGDSRKNIEDTIAFSDINNPELDKIVGEKAAIKLREELELIDEVYPPFSREEYLEGDLQPVFFGSALNNFGVRELLDCFIEIAPSPRPKHSDTRMVEPTEQKMSGFVFKIHANMDPKHRDRLAFIKIVSGTFERNKPYSHVRLNKSLKFSSPNAFFAEKKEIVDISYPGDIVGLHDTGNFKIGDTLTEGEVMNFKGVPSFSPEHFRYINNADPMKSKQLEKGIDQLMDEGVAQLFTLEMNNRKIIGTVGALQYEVIQYRLEHEYGAKCSYENFPAHKACWIKPQDPKSEEFAEFRRIKQKFLAHDKFGQLVFLADSEFTIQMTQSKFPTVKMFFTSEME, from the coding sequence ATGAGTTTTACAGAAGAAATCAAGCGAAGAAGAACTTTTGGAATTATTTCGCACCCCGATGCCGGAAAAACAACCTTAACCGAAAAACTGTTGCTTTTTGGTGGTGCAATTCAGGAAGCTGGTGCTGTTAAAAATAACAAAATTAAAAAAGGAGCTACCTCCGATTTTATGGAAATTGAACGGCAACGTGGAATTTCTGTGGCTACATCGGTACTTGCTTTTAATTATAAAAACAAAAAAATCAACATCTTAGATACGCCTGGTCACAAAGATTTTGCCGAAGACACGTTTAGAACCTTAACGGCTGTGGACAGTGTGATTGTGGTAATTGATGTTGCAAAAGGTGTTGAGGAACAAACTGAAAAGTTGGTAGAAGTTTGCCGAATGCGTAACATTCCGATGATTGTTTTTATCAACAAATTAGACCGAGAAGGAAAAGATGCGTTTGATTTGATGGACGAAGTGGAACAAAAACTAAAACTTAGAGTAACACCATTGAGTTTTCCAATCGGGATGGGCTATGATTTTCAAGGAATTTATAATCTTTGGGAAAAGAACATCAACCTTTTTAGTGGTGATAGTAGAAAAAATATAGAAGATACTATTGCATTTTCAGACATTAATAATCCGGAATTAGATAAAATTGTTGGCGAAAAAGCAGCAATAAAACTGAGAGAAGAATTAGAATTGATTGATGAAGTGTACCCTCCTTTTTCCCGAGAAGAATATCTGGAAGGCGATTTGCAACCCGTATTTTTTGGTTCTGCCTTAAATAATTTTGGTGTTCGCGAATTGTTGGATTGTTTCATAGAAATTGCTCCTTCTCCACGACCAAAGCATTCAGACACACGTATGGTTGAACCAACGGAACAAAAAATGTCTGGATTTGTGTTTAAAATTCACGCCAACATGGACCCGAAACACAGAGACAGATTGGCTTTTATTAAAATTGTTTCCGGAACTTTTGAAAGAAACAAACCCTATTCGCATGTGCGATTGAATAAAAGTTTGAAATTTTCGAGTCCAAATGCTTTTTTTGCAGAGAAGAAAGAGATTGTTGATATTTCTTATCCGGGTGATATTGTAGGTTTACATGATACAGGAAATTTCAAAATTGGTGATACATTAACTGAAGGAGAAGTAATGAATTTTAAAGGTGTACCGAGTTTTTCGCCGGAACATTTTAGATACATCAATAATGCTGACCCGATGAAGTCTAAACAATTGGAAAAAGGAATTGACCAATTAATGGATGAAGGTGTTGCTCAGTTGTTTACCTTAGAAATGAATAACCGGAAAATTATTGGAACGGTTGGAGCTCTACAATACGAAGTTATTCAGTATCGATTGGAACATGAGTATGGAGCAAAATGTTCGTATGAAAATTTCCCTGCACATAAAGCCTGCTGGATAAAACCACAAGATCCAAAAAGTGAGGAGTTTGCAGAGTTTAGAAGAATTAAACAGAAATTTTTGGCTCATGATAAATTTGGTCAATTGGTGTTTTTAGCCGATTCAGAATTCACTATTCAAATGACGCAAAGCAAATTTCCGACAGTAAAAATGTTTTTTACCTCTGAAATGGAATAG
- a CDS encoding tyrosine-protein phosphatase, with product MIFFSKKKTILKDLIPDDFVDIHSHLIPGIDDGAKTIKDSLKLIGELEKIGFSQIITTPHVLPFVWNNTKQIIQEGELSLLEVLKSVDNKVYFKAAAEYMLDSSLFEKIKKEKLLTLKDNYLLVEMSYLNPPIQLLDYIYMLQVEGYKPILAHPERYLFYHNNFDAYLQLKKSGCLFQLNLLSTVGYYGKHVAEISDKLLKKELIDFVGSDIHNQRHIDALSGKLIIKEMAPLKEAIHNNQLFRFSI from the coding sequence TTGATATTCTTCAGTAAAAAAAAAACGATTTTAAAAGATTTAATTCCTGATGACTTTGTAGATATTCATTCGCATCTAATTCCAGGAATTGATGATGGAGCTAAAACTATTAAAGATTCTCTCAAGTTAATTGGAGAGTTAGAAAAAATTGGATTTTCACAAATTATTACCACTCCGCATGTTTTGCCTTTTGTTTGGAATAATACCAAACAAATTATACAAGAAGGTGAATTATCATTACTTGAAGTTCTAAAATCAGTTGATAATAAAGTTTATTTTAAAGCAGCAGCAGAATATATGCTTGATAGTTCTCTTTTTGAAAAAATAAAAAAAGAAAAACTATTAACCTTAAAAGACAACTATTTATTAGTTGAGATGTCCTATTTAAATCCGCCAATCCAATTGTTGGACTATATCTACATGCTTCAAGTGGAGGGATATAAACCCATATTAGCACATCCGGAACGTTACTTATTCTATCACAATAACTTTGATGCTTATTTACAATTAAAAAAGTCAGGTTGTCTTTTTCAACTAAATTTACTTTCCACGGTTGGTTATTATGGAAAACATGTTGCTGAAATAAGTGATAAACTATTAAAGAAAGAACTCATTGACTTTGTGGGTTCTGACATTCACAATCAACGACATATTGATGCACTCAGTGGAAAATTAATCATAAAAGAAATGGCTCCTTTAAAAGAAGCCATTCATAACAATCAATTATTTAGATTTTCTATTTAA
- a CDS encoding GumC family protein, translating to MQNTHSNSTETVDSSVNITEQIFRFLKHWKWIVLSVLVSMLIAYFYLRYEVNQYGLATTILIKDDKKGGASEIDAFGDLGVLGVKKSNLENEIQILKSRTLSQNVIKELGFNIAYFAEGRILTPELYDDSPITVVFEQKTDKLYEGSGTFYFNYLEGNNFEILNAKKENARKYSFNESIKTHLGEMRILKNSNNSLNTNTIIIKISPVVSLASSYQNRMTVTQMGDRTSIIQLSTVNPLPKKGMDYLNTMVTKFNEDALMDKNLIAKNTQDFINERLGIITGELDTVERYAERFKRENRLTDLISDAGLNLSTSSEYEKELVENGKNLSIIDFMLNSIKDSSVEQTIPSNIMPIDNTASEQINEHNLLVLERNRFIKGASVNHPTIINLDQQITSYKQNIRESLKNLQNSLLISKRQLQQQESKYSGKVSQVPTLDRKFRSIDRQQNIKEALYLYLRQKQEETAISLAVTSPKAKVIDTSYSLGVVSPNRKNIYLIAFVIGLLIPILIIYIAQMLDTKIHSRTELEKHLNLPFLGDIPLSETSDEIMTSDSRSSTAESFRILLANLDFMLASTPEGKAKTIFVTSTIPKEGKTFVAVNIASTLSLYGKKVLLIGMDLRHPKITEYIKIKGNVGLSNYLSNDKLKVEDIIFKQEGHKDFWVMPSGVIPPNPAELLNSKKIAELFEKLKAEYDYIVVDTAPVSLVTDTLLVSKFADVFIYVVRANYLKKHSLLIPKSLNKDHKLPNMAMILNGTDPAKTYGYGYGYGYGYGYGYGYGYGPDKEFENLPWYKNILNRKSK from the coding sequence ATGCAAAATACCCATTCTAATTCCACTGAAACTGTAGATTCAAGTGTTAATATAACAGAACAAATATTTCGTTTTCTAAAACATTGGAAATGGATTGTATTATCCGTTTTAGTAAGCATGCTAATTGCATATTTCTATTTGAGATATGAAGTTAATCAATATGGGTTAGCAACTACTATTTTAATTAAAGATGATAAAAAAGGAGGAGCATCTGAAATCGATGCTTTTGGAGATTTGGGCGTTTTAGGTGTTAAAAAAAGTAACCTTGAAAACGAAATACAAATTCTAAAATCAAGAACACTTTCTCAAAATGTTATCAAAGAACTAGGTTTTAATATAGCCTATTTTGCTGAGGGAAGAATTTTAACTCCAGAGTTATATGATGATTCACCTATTACCGTTGTCTTTGAACAGAAAACAGATAAGCTATACGAAGGATCTGGCACATTTTATTTTAACTATTTGGAAGGAAATAACTTTGAAATTCTCAACGCCAAAAAAGAAAATGCAAGAAAATATTCATTTAATGAATCAATAAAAACGCATTTAGGTGAAATGAGAATTTTAAAAAATTCTAATAACAGCCTTAATACCAATACAATAATTATCAAAATTAGCCCAGTAGTTTCTTTGGCATCATCTTACCAAAATAGAATGACTGTTACTCAAATGGGAGATAGAACCAGTATTATTCAACTGTCAACAGTTAATCCTTTGCCTAAAAAAGGGATGGACTATCTGAATACAATGGTTACGAAATTCAATGAAGATGCATTGATGGATAAAAACTTGATCGCTAAAAATACTCAGGATTTTATTAATGAAAGATTAGGTATTATCACTGGAGAACTTGATACTGTTGAACGTTATGCCGAGCGTTTTAAAAGAGAAAATCGTTTAACCGATTTGATTTCTGACGCTGGATTAAATTTGTCGACTTCATCAGAGTATGAAAAGGAATTGGTTGAAAACGGAAAGAATTTAAGTATCATAGATTTTATGCTAAATTCAATCAAAGATTCTTCTGTTGAGCAAACCATCCCATCTAATATTATGCCGATTGATAATACTGCTTCTGAGCAAATTAATGAACATAACCTGTTAGTTTTAGAGAGAAATAGATTTATAAAAGGAGCATCTGTTAATCACCCAACTATCATTAACTTAGATCAACAAATTACTTCCTACAAACAAAATATTAGAGAGAGTTTAAAAAATTTGCAAAACTCGTTATTAATATCAAAGAGACAACTGCAACAACAAGAGTCCAAATACAGTGGAAAAGTATCACAAGTTCCAACTTTAGATCGTAAGTTTCGATCAATAGACAGACAACAAAACATCAAAGAAGCATTATATCTTTACTTAAGGCAAAAACAAGAGGAAACAGCCATTTCATTAGCTGTTACTTCACCCAAAGCAAAAGTTATTGATACTTCTTACTCGTTGGGAGTAGTGTCGCCTAATAGAAAAAATATTTACTTAATAGCTTTTGTTATAGGTTTACTTATTCCAATTCTAATTATTTATATTGCTCAGATGCTGGATACAAAAATCCACTCACGCACTGAGTTGGAAAAACACCTAAATTTACCCTTCTTAGGAGATATACCTTTGTCTGAAACCAGTGATGAAATCATGACTTCAGATAGTAGATCAAGTACCGCAGAATCATTCAGAATTTTATTGGCAAATCTTGATTTTATGTTGGCATCAACACCCGAAGGTAAGGCGAAGACAATTTTTGTGACCTCTACAATTCCTAAAGAAGGAAAAACATTTGTTGCTGTAAATATAGCTAGTACACTATCTTTATATGGCAAAAAAGTGCTGTTAATTGGAATGGATTTAAGACATCCCAAAATTACAGAATATATTAAAATAAAGGGAAATGTTGGATTAAGTAATTATTTGTCTAACGATAAATTAAAAGTAGAAGATATCATTTTTAAACAAGAAGGGCACAAAGATTTTTGGGTAATGCCTTCCGGTGTTATTCCACCAAATCCAGCCGAATTACTAAATAGTAAAAAAATAGCCGAATTGTTTGAAAAATTAAAAGCAGAATATGATTATATTGTCGTAGATACTGCTCCAGTTAGTTTGGTAACAGATACTTTGTTAGTTAGTAAATTTGCAGATGTATTTATCTATGTAGTTAGAGCTAATTACTTGAAAAAACATTCATTATTAATTCCAAAATCATTAAACAAAGATCATAAACTACCGAACATGGCCATGATTTTAAATGGAACTGATCCAGCTAAGACTTACGGTTATGGTTATGGCTATGGATACGGATACGGTTACGGATACGGTTATGGCTATGGACCAGACAAAGAATTTGAAAATTTACCTTGGTACAAAAATATATTAAATAGAAAATCTAAATAA
- a CDS encoding polysaccharide biosynthesis/export family protein — protein MKIKSVLVLVLLVFMVSCVPQKDVIYFQGIDQSQSNNNSNYEPVIKADDVLYINVSTFEPKASAPFNIGIGTEGISSGLQLQRNTYLVDSEGFIQFPVFGSIKVAGLTKLQTIELLKSKIVTLAKDPVINLRIMNYKITILGEVSSPGSYTIQSDRITIPEALALAGDMTLFGKRENILILREDQGVKTSVRVDMTDPAIINSPYYYLTQNDVLYIEPNKRRINSTAIGPNILAGISILGFAITTILLLTK, from the coding sequence ATGAAGATTAAATCTGTTCTCGTTCTTGTTTTACTGGTTTTTATGGTTTCATGCGTTCCTCAAAAAGACGTTATCTATTTTCAAGGAATTGACCAATCACAGTCTAACAATAACTCAAATTATGAACCCGTTATCAAGGCTGATGATGTATTGTATATTAATGTTTCAACATTTGAACCAAAAGCGTCTGCACCTTTTAATATTGGTATTGGTACGGAAGGTATCTCTAGCGGTCTACAATTACAACGAAATACTTATTTGGTAGATAGTGAAGGATTTATTCAGTTTCCCGTTTTTGGAAGTATCAAAGTTGCTGGGTTAACAAAATTGCAAACAATTGAATTGCTAAAATCAAAAATTGTAACATTAGCAAAAGATCCTGTAATCAATTTACGTATTATGAATTATAAGATAACTATTTTGGGTGAAGTTTCAAGCCCAGGTAGTTATACAATTCAAAGCGATAGAATAACTATTCCTGAGGCTCTTGCATTAGCTGGCGATATGACTTTATTTGGGAAACGAGAAAATATTCTAATTTTAAGAGAAGATCAAGGAGTTAAAACTTCTGTTAGAGTCGACATGACTGATCCAGCTATAATTAATTCACCTTATTATTACCTAACACAAAATGATGTATTATATATTGAACCCAATAAAAGAAGAATTAATTCAACAGCTATAGGACCAAATATTTTAGCAGGAATTTCTATTCTCGGGTTTGCCATAACTACAATTTTATTATTAACAAAATAA
- a CDS encoding polysaccharide biosynthesis protein yields MSFNIKNLGYLPRWVVLLLDLSFVMFAGLVTYFFLNQVDEKFFYIRSENFPFAVPLYACVNVFFFWLFRTYSGIIRHSSYIDALKLFFSQSSVLAFFAVFNFVFLVSGYQKIYLNTGIFIQAILSFCLLFFYRVVVKQVFEKYFTVSQEGPKANALIYGTDANAIAVANALKSEVPQRFKLIGFIDKKNQNNTKRILDLPILQYKRRIPVLMRLNKAEALIIADKSLNKEERSQIVDECIDYNYKVYTIPLITDWENEKEISKNIKNFEIQDLLERKPIVLDTNSISNKLRGKTVLITGAAGSIGSEIVRQVLSFDPKLIVLLDQAETPLHSLNLEIAEINSNCPVRCLVGDIRNFEYLDKKFTKYKPDVVYHAAAYKHVPLMEENPAQAIHTNVLGTKNVADLAHKHKVERFVMISTDKAVNPSSVMGASKRIAEMYVQSMHFKHQKSSDKNQTKFITTRFGNVLGSNGSVVPLFTKQIQEGGPITITHPEIIRYFMTIPEACQLVLEAGAMGNGGEIFIFDMGQPVKIIDLAKKMIRLAGYSPDKEIKIKIVGLRPGEKLYEELLNNSAKNLATHHDKIMIAQEICDEFDVVSDLVEELIIDAHLKSNDIIVSKMKRIVPEFKSMNSVFQELDS; encoded by the coding sequence ATGAGTTTCAATATTAAAAATCTAGGTTATTTACCTCGATGGGTTGTATTGTTACTAGATCTTTCCTTTGTTATGTTTGCCGGTTTGGTTACCTACTTTTTTCTAAATCAAGTAGATGAAAAATTTTTTTATATTCGTTCTGAAAATTTTCCGTTTGCTGTTCCACTCTATGCTTGTGTAAACGTTTTCTTTTTCTGGTTGTTTAGAACTTATTCCGGAATTATTAGGCACTCCTCATACATTGATGCGTTAAAATTATTTTTTTCACAATCCTCTGTTTTGGCATTTTTTGCTGTTTTTAATTTTGTTTTTCTTGTTAGTGGCTATCAAAAAATTTACTTAAACACGGGGATTTTCATCCAAGCTATTTTGTCATTTTGCTTATTGTTTTTTTACAGAGTAGTAGTAAAACAAGTATTTGAAAAATATTTTACAGTCTCTCAAGAAGGCCCTAAAGCAAACGCATTGATTTATGGAACTGATGCCAATGCAATTGCTGTTGCTAATGCCTTGAAATCTGAGGTTCCACAACGATTTAAGTTAATTGGTTTTATTGATAAAAAAAATCAAAATAACACCAAACGTATTTTAGACTTGCCAATTCTTCAATATAAAAGAAGAATTCCTGTTTTAATGCGATTAAATAAAGCCGAAGCCCTTATTATAGCCGATAAAAGTTTGAACAAAGAAGAACGGTCACAAATTGTAGATGAATGTATTGACTACAATTATAAAGTTTATACCATTCCACTCATTACCGACTGGGAAAATGAAAAAGAGATTTCTAAAAATATTAAAAACTTTGAAATTCAGGATTTGTTAGAGCGAAAACCAATCGTTTTAGATACCAATTCTATTTCAAATAAATTGAGAGGAAAAACCGTTTTAATTACAGGAGCAGCAGGTTCTATTGGAAGTGAAATTGTTCGTCAGGTACTAAGTTTTGATCCTAAATTAATTGTTTTATTAGATCAAGCCGAAACGCCCTTGCATAGTTTAAACCTGGAAATTGCCGAAATTAACAGTAATTGTCCGGTTAGATGTTTAGTAGGCGACATTCGTAACTTTGAATATTTAGACAAGAAATTTACCAAGTATAAACCGGATGTTGTTTATCATGCTGCAGCTTACAAACATGTTCCTTTAATGGAAGAAAACCCAGCTCAGGCTATTCATACCAATGTGTTAGGAACCAAAAATGTGGCAGATTTGGCTCACAAACATAAAGTTGAACGTTTTGTAATGATTTCAACTGATAAAGCTGTAAATCCAAGTAGCGTAATGGGTGCAAGCAAACGAATTGCAGAAATGTATGTTCAATCGATGCATTTTAAACATCAAAAATCCTCAGATAAAAACCAAACAAAATTCATTACAACCCGATTTGGAAATGTATTAGGTTCAAATGGTTCAGTAGTACCTTTATTTACTAAACAAATTCAGGAAGGTGGGCCAATAACCATCACTCACCCAGAAATTATTAGATATTTCATGACCATTCCGGAAGCTTGTCAGCTGGTTTTAGAGGCCGGAGCTATGGGCAATGGTGGCGAAATATTTATTTTTGATATGGGTCAACCCGTTAAAATTATTGATTTAGCCAAAAAAATGATTCGTTTAGCAGGTTATTCGCCAGATAAAGAAATCAAAATCAAAATTGTTGGATTGCGTCCGGGAGAAAAGTTGTATGAAGAATTGCTGAATAATTCGGCCAAAAACTTAGCTACACATCATGACAAGATAATGATTGCTCAAGAAATATGTGATGAGTTTGATGTAGTGAGTGATTTAGTTGAAGAGTTAATTATTGATGCTCATCTTAAATCAAATGACATAATTGTCTCCAAAATGAAAAGAATTGTACCTGAATTTAAAAGCATGAATTCTGTTTTTCAGGAATTGGATAGTTAA
- a CDS encoding DegT/DnrJ/EryC1/StrS family aminotransferase, whose product MNKPKIWLSSPHMGGREQHYVNEAFEANWVAPLGPNVTGFELDLESYLGDTHHVAALSSGTAALHLGLILLNVRPGDEVICQSMTFSASANPIAYLGAIPVFVDSESETWNICPIALEEAIVDRIAKGKKPKAIIAVHLYGMPFKVKEVMAVAQKYDIPVLEDSAEALGSTYHGKKCGTFGQLAALSFNGNKIITTSGGGALVTSTKVDKEKTVFLATQARDAAPHYQHSEIGYNYRLSNICAGIGRGQMEVLDDHVALRRKMHDFYKNLFSSIDGVTVFSEPNEHYFSNHWLSCIVIDANQTNGVTSEKLRLAMEAENIECRPLWKPMHLQPIFEKYPYYGGKISENLFLNGLCLPSGSNLSDQDRARITDLINDVFKN is encoded by the coding sequence ATGAATAAACCAAAAATATGGCTTTCTTCACCTCACATGGGGGGACGAGAGCAACACTATGTGAATGAGGCATTTGAAGCCAATTGGGTAGCACCTCTTGGACCAAACGTAACGGGTTTTGAGTTAGATTTAGAAAGCTATTTAGGCGATACACATCACGTGGCTGCTTTGAGTTCCGGTACAGCTGCTTTGCACTTGGGTTTGATTCTGTTGAATGTTCGACCGGGCGATGAGGTAATTTGTCAAAGTATGACTTTTTCTGCTTCAGCTAATCCGATTGCTTACCTTGGTGCAATTCCGGTTTTTGTAGACAGTGAATCGGAAACATGGAATATTTGTCCAATTGCTCTTGAGGAAGCTATTGTTGACCGAATTGCAAAAGGAAAGAAACCAAAAGCCATTATTGCGGTGCATTTATACGGTATGCCTTTTAAAGTGAAAGAAGTGATGGCAGTTGCACAAAAATATGATATTCCCGTTTTAGAAGATAGTGCAGAGGCTTTAGGAAGCACCTACCACGGAAAAAAATGTGGCACTTTTGGTCAATTGGCCGCTTTGTCTTTTAACGGCAACAAAATCATAACCACATCAGGAGGAGGTGCATTAGTTACTTCTACAAAAGTTGATAAAGAAAAAACAGTTTTTTTAGCTACACAAGCCCGGGATGCTGCCCCACATTATCAACACAGTGAAATTGGTTATAATTATCGTTTGAGTAACATTTGTGCAGGAATCGGACGTGGTCAAATGGAAGTGCTTGATGACCATGTTGCGTTGAGAAGAAAAATGCACGATTTCTACAAAAATCTATTTTCCTCGATTGATGGCGTTACTGTTTTTTCTGAACCTAACGAGCACTATTTTTCCAATCATTGGTTAAGTTGTATTGTGATAGATGCTAATCAAACCAATGGCGTAACTAGTGAAAAACTTCGTTTAGCGATGGAAGCAGAAAACATTGAGTGTAGGCCTCTGTGGAAACCAATGCATTTGCAACCAATTTTTGAGAAATATCCATATTATGGAGGGAAAATTTCTGAAAATTTGTTCTTAAATGGACTTTGTTTGCCTTCTGGCTCAAACTTATCAGATCAAGATAGAGCTAGAATTACGGATTTAATTAATGATGTTTTTAAAAATTAA
- a CDS encoding sugar transferase encodes MLKRIFDIFFSIICIVFTIFIIVIFLLIAVWDTKTNGIFTQKRIGKNGVPFTIYKFRTINPITETISPFGKFLRKYKIDEVPQLVNVLIGDMSFVGPRPDIEGYYDKLEGENIKILELKPGITSLASIKYSNEEEILKSVDNPIEYNDEVIFPDKVKMNLDYYYNKSLGLDIKIIVQTVVKVISSINKKQ; translated from the coding sequence ATGTTAAAACGAATATTCGATATTTTTTTTTCAATAATCTGTATAGTTTTTACTATTTTCATAATTGTAATTTTTTTATTAATAGCAGTTTGGGACACAAAAACGAATGGTATATTTACACAAAAACGAATCGGTAAAAATGGAGTGCCATTTACGATTTATAAATTTCGAACCATTAACCCAATAACGGAAACTATTTCACCATTTGGTAAGTTTTTACGAAAATATAAAATAGACGAAGTTCCGCAGTTAGTGAATGTATTAATAGGAGATATGTCTTTTGTTGGTCCAAGACCGGATATTGAAGGGTATTATGATAAATTAGAGGGAGAAAACATAAAAATACTCGAATTGAAACCTGGAATTACATCGCTTGCAAGTATAAAATATTCTAATGAAGAAGAAATTCTTAAATCAGTAGACAATCCAATCGAATACAATGATGAGGTAATTTTTCCTGATAAAGTAAAAATGAATTTGGATTATTATTATAATAAAAGTTTAGGGCTAGATATTAAGATAATCGTTCAAACTGTGGTTAAAGTAATTAGTTCTATAAATAAAAAACAGTAA
- a CDS encoding aminoacyltransferase, which translates to MKNKIKFQEIEIGSKEWDRVVKSSLFYDFYQTELYHSLEVSENEKAILLHGEYNSQTISLPVIIRKIQNSEYFDVTSVYGYCGPISSHDFTQLLDEFVQLYQTELINFFKRNNIISVFSRLHPLMNQVSFFLNFGKVLGINKTVAIDLKEPVDIQRQGYSRAYKNQINKLARKGYTTRFLELDEIDEFISIYYETMDRVEAKEYYYFKKNYFLKFLLNNDFDSKIIIAENELGEITSGAIFTITNKIMQYHLGGTKNKFLVDTPIKIVMDHARLYGSELQLDYLHLGGGVGGSDEDSLFRFKSGFSKDFFQFSVWNLITNEEKYNDLVQQNGVKLEDFPNFFPLYRAR; encoded by the coding sequence ATGAAAAACAAAATTAAATTTCAAGAAATTGAGATAGGTTCGAAGGAATGGGATAGGGTAGTTAAATCATCTCTTTTTTATGATTTTTATCAAACAGAATTATATCATAGTTTAGAAGTAAGTGAGAATGAAAAAGCTATTCTTTTGCATGGAGAATATAATAGTCAAACAATTTCTTTACCTGTAATAATAAGGAAAATTCAAAATTCAGAATATTTTGATGTAACATCTGTTTATGGCTATTGTGGTCCGATTTCTTCCCATGATTTTACGCAATTGTTAGATGAATTTGTACAACTTTACCAAACCGAATTAATCAACTTTTTTAAAAGAAATAATATAATTTCGGTATTCTCAAGGCTTCATCCTTTAATGAATCAAGTATCATTTTTTTTAAATTTCGGCAAAGTGTTGGGCATCAATAAAACAGTAGCCATTGACTTAAAAGAGCCTGTTGATATTCAAAGGCAAGGATACAGTAGGGCTTATAAAAATCAAATTAATAAATTAGCAAGGAAAGGATATACCACTCGATTTTTGGAGTTAGATGAGATTGATGAATTTATATCAATCTACTACGAAACAATGGATAGGGTTGAGGCAAAGGAATATTATTATTTTAAGAAAAATTATTTTTTAAAATTTCTTCTAAACAATGATTTTGATTCTAAAATTATTATTGCAGAAAATGAATTAGGAGAAATAACAAGTGGAGCCATATTCACTATAACAAATAAAATAATGCAGTATCATTTGGGTGGCACTAAAAATAAATTTCTTGTAGATACACCCATAAAAATTGTGATGGATCATGCTCGGCTTTATGGTTCCGAGTTACAACTTGATTATTTACATTTAGGCGGAGGTGTTGGCGGTAGCGATGAAGATTCATTATTTAGATTTAAATCAGGCTTTTCAAAGGATTTTTTTCAATTTAGTGTTTGGAATTTGATTACAAACGAAGAAAAATATAACGATTTAGTACAACAAAATGGTGTTAAGTTAGAGGATTTTCCAAATTTTTTCCCATTGTACAGAGCTAGGTGA